DNA from Camelus dromedarius isolate mCamDro1 chromosome X, mCamDro1.pat, whole genome shotgun sequence:
tttgtatttcttcttaatTCTGCTTGCAAATGGATGTTGTTTACTgagttcatatttttctttctgtacctTATCATATGCAGCTAAAATGAGCAAACTGATACTTCCAGCATTCTGTTGGAAATCTCTTTAGCCAGATCCACAAGTTCATTTGGTACATCCTCAGTCTTTCCACAGAGCATGGTGACTGTTTTGCTATCTTTTCCTTACTAAACAACATAAACTGCCGTCTTTTCCAGCCTTTCTTAAcaattttcttcattgtttttccaGCCTCCACCTTTCACCCAGGCCCAAAGCTAATAATGCCGTGTCTTATGTTTTGATACAATACCCCCAGTATGCGTACAATTTTAGGTACTACTCAGCATTTGCTGTGCAGCAGACTACCCCAAAACTTAGACGCTTAAAACAGTAATCATTTTATTTACCTCGTAATTCATTGGCTGGGATAACTGGTGTGGCTCTTTTGCTGTGGCTGGGGTTAGAGGTCAAGGAAGGCCTCACTCCCATGTCTGGCATTTGGTCTAAGGAGCCTGGGGTGGGCtggctcatctctgctccatgtggtttctcattcttcagTAATCTGAGCTTCTTCACATGAAAGTTTGAGAATTCCAAAGGGCAGCAGGAGAGGGTAAGCCTCAAAGCAGGCTTTTCACACTTCTCCAGCATCTTCTTGAATCTCTTTGCTAATGTACATTGGCCAAAGCGAGTCACATGGCCAAGCTCAGAGTCAAGGAGTAGACAGAGACAGCCCTACCTCTTAACAAGAGAAATAAGAGTAACACTATAAAGGAGTGTGCATAAAAGGATGGGAGAGATCTGTGGCTATTTTGCATTGTACCACaatgaaagaagataaaaacatGATGTCATGGAAACCAATATGAATGACAGGATTATATTTATGTGCTCGTGTAAAATTGTATTTGCAgatttgtgtatatataaaaccataatgaaaaaaacTATAATGACTTTATGGATTCATGTGAGAGAAATATTCAGCAGGAAACATATTCGATAGACAcgattatattaaatttaaaaaaattcaattcaattattCCTTCCATTGTGTAATGTTTTCTGCTACAAAAACACCCCACAGAACTGAGAGCAGGTCTACACATCAACATATTTTGTTGTCctatctttcattttgttgacattTTAAATTGCTTAATATAATACAGTAAACATTACTGTCATTTATATAGTTTTGCACACTCCATGTATAACGAATTGGGTAATGGTGCCTTATAATACTTTCTACaggaaggtttttcctaatgcatCAAGCTGATTTTCCAGTATGAATTCTATTATATTTTGTGAGTCTGGGCAAATATGGAAATTCCCCTTCATTCAGTGCATTCTTAGAGTAATTTTTCTCATCTCAGGTGAGAGAGCTTGATGAATGCTTTTTATTATGCAAGGTATTCATATAGGATCTTggttgaattttataaaacacaCTTAGACCTGAATGCTATGATAAAGGCTTTCTCATTTTCAAGAAACAGGGTTACTTTCATGTATGAATACTGCGATGCATACTCAGAACTGATTTCTGAGTGAAGCCCTTTCCACAGTCACTACATTTATAGGGTTTATCTCCAGTATGAATTGTCTGGTGTTTATTGAAATTTGATCTGTCagtgaaggctttcccacattctgcacatatatatggtttctctcctgtgtgaattcGTTGATGTACTTTGAGATGTGGTTTCTTGGAGAAGGATTTCTCACAGTCAGAACATTTATAAGGCTTCTCTGtggtatgaattctctgatgtgtAATTAACTCTGACTTCTGGATGAAGGCCCTTCCACAATCAGCACAAacatagggtttctctccagtatgaattgtCTGGTGTTTATTGAAATTTGACCTGTCcgtgaaggccttcccacattcagCACATATATAAGACTTCTCTCCAGTATGAGATTTCTGGTGAGTATTGAGATTTGACCTATTGGTGAAGGCCTTCCCACAGTCAGTGCATATATAGGGTTTTTCTCCTGTGTGAATTCGCTTATGCATCTGGAGTTGTGATTTAGAAGGGAAAGACTTCCCACAGTCACTGCATTCATAAggcttctctccagtatgaattctttGATGTGCAATCAAGTGTGCCTTTTGGATGAAGGCCTGCCCACATTCAGTACATACATAGGATCTCTCTcctgtatgaattctctgatgcaTTCTGAGTGTTGATTTTTGGgtaaaggctttcccacactcactgcacttGTGGTGtctctctccagtatgaattttCTGATGTACATTGAGGGCTGAGTTCAGGGAGAAgcctttcccacattcactgcactcaTAAAGTTTTTCTCCAGTATGGGTTGTCTGATGCCTCAGTAGAGATGACACTTGGAAAAATGAttttccacattcactgcattTATAGGGTTTTTCTCTAGTATGCATTTTCTCATGCAAAATTAATTCTGAATTCTGGATGAACGCCTTCCCACATTCAGAACATATATAGAGCTTTTCGTCTCTATGAACTCTCAAATATATACTGAGTAGTGGCTTCTGTGTAAAAACATTTACACATTTGCTAAGCTCATGAGGTTTTTCCATAGAATGAATTCTCTGAGGTGGGAAGAGGTGTGACCTCTGGGTGAAGATCTTCCCAAATTCAGTACACATATTTGCTTTCTCCCCAACAGGAAATTTCAGATTGTGACTGAGTGCTTGTTTGAGGCTGAAGACTTTTCCATGCTGATTGCTGTCACAGAATTTCACTcctgtatgcgtattttcatggtTAGTATAAGAAGAGCTCTGGGTGAAAACCTGACCATGTCCAATAATCTTATCGAAGTTCTTTGCTGCACTGTTTTTACTATGAATATGTAAGTCTAAATTATGCTTTAAACTCTTTCCAAATGAGTCACGTTTATGAGGACTTTTCTGTGAAGGAATACGATTTGGGCCTGGATGAACAAATTTTCCACTGTCTTTATATTCATAATCCCACTCTGTATTCAATATTTTCTTATTGATGAAAGCAGCAGGATTCTGGTTTCCCTGATAGCTCTTTATCTGTTCAGCATCTTGCCACAGTTCTTCTAAAATGGAATACAATGAATCATCCCTTGTATCTTCACCCTCCATTTCACTATGAAATGAAACTTTTCCAGAAATTCTTTTTTGTGAGGTCTTAATCCCAAACTTCCcatctaaaaagagaaagaaaaagtaaaattgacaCAAAGAATAGATAGCAGAAGATTAAAAGGTACACATAAGCTAATTCAAATGGAATACAGGGAAGCTAGTTACAtttgatgacgatgatgatgacaatgatgacaaaaaaatatatatatatatatatatagccctTACTATGTGTCAATCTCTTGCATGACACTTACGAtgttccaggcattgttctaagaaacatatacatatgaactcatttaatcctttcaaaaGTCCTATATTTTCAATTATTATCCACGCCCATTGTAGATAAGGAAAGTGAAGTTCAGAATGAttgtctatatatgtatggatccttccctccctccctccctccctatctatatctatatctgtatctatacacatacacatatatagttaTTCAGTATTGGAGATTGGAGTTTAACATAAGAATCTAGCTTTATTTTGATAAGTGATATCAAGTAGGGTggacaaaaaattaaacagacaagggttttaaagagaaatatcTGTGGAGAGTCTAGGCTTGAAAGGGGTAACTCAGAGTCTAAGTCCTCATTAGCTTTCAATTTTAAAACCTCACTGATCTCGCTGCTTCTTGCTTATGAGCAACAATATcaaattaatgataaaaaaattaaatttactaagagaatagatcctaaaagttctcatcacaaggaaaattttttttctttttcttttggaactATAAGGTATGGATGTTAATGAAActtattgtggcaatcatttcacaacatatgtTAAGTCAagccattatgttgtacatcttaaacttatacaatgctgcatgtcaattatacctcagtaaaactgaaaaaaatttattcatgCCTATGGGAAAAATACTGTGGTCAGAGCCATATTGACCTATACAAACAATAAATGGATGTCTATACTCCAGTTCTCCAACCAGGTGTAACTGTTTTCTTGGAACTAAAATTATATATACCTAACAAGAAGTACAAAATCAGAGAGATGACAAGCCATCTGTAGTAGATTGAAAGCTGTCCACTAGAACCTGTTTCGccattttttttgcattaaaagaGTAGTAGCCAGGCACGTGGCTGCCCAGTCATATATTTCTGAGCCTCCTCTGAAAATTTGTGTGGCCATGTGACAATGTCCTCAACAGAATGTGAGAGAAAATGATGGGTGCCACTTTCAAACCAGAGCATTGAAACGGTGGGCATGTTTCCTCTATGCCCTCTCCCATCTCCTTGCTTACTAAAATCTGGACTTGGTAGCAACATAGATTCAAACATGCATATGCCACACAGAATCCAAGAGAGGGTGAAGTTGAGTAATGGAAGAAACCTGGATACACGAATAAGCATCAGCAACTAGGTTTTCCAATGGCCTGTGATATTAGAAACTTTATCTAAGACAGAAgtaaaattctgtatttaaatCACTGTATTTTATTACTGTGAATTAGCTTAAATGCAATACACCATTCTTGCCCAGAGTGGGAATCACAGACGTTTTCCATTACCAGTACAGTGCATGAGACATATTACATTCTCgataataattttcaaatggaaaaattataCATTATCTTATCAGCAAGAGGTTTTAGATACTGAAAATGCTCTGAGGCATCAAATCCAGTTTTCCCATTAGTCAGTTTGATACTGTACTCTGACACGTGTCCCATACAAAACCTCATCCTCTTATACTTAAGTTGCGTTTCATTCTCATACATTTGGCTTTAATTTATTCTGAAGTTATTAAACCCTGGATTCCTAAGCTTGGTTTTGAAAGTGGCTTTGTGTTTCACTTTATTTaacacttaaatatatatataatatatgactTAAAGATAAAACTTAACTTCTAAACCCCTGCTGTACTGGACAATATTTATATCACCAGCACGAATATTCATGGTAAGAAATCTGCTCCTGCAATAAAAAGCTTTTTTACACCTTTCCTGAGCCCACAGATTCTGTGAACAGTACATAAATGGAGAGTCATCAGTCTAGAAAGAGCTGTGCATGCAAGCTAGCATTCTCTTTgccactccaaaaaaaaaaaagtgcctcaCAGAAGTCCAATTTATTCCCAAATAAAGACACGTTCATATCCTCTTCTTCCATTCAGCCTGCTTAGCATCGTCTTTTGGGCCACTTAAAATGTATGTGTCCTTCATTAAGTGGTTTAATAGTCTTTTACTTTGTAATTTAACCTGATCATATTGCTAGTGAGACGTTTTCTGAACTTCAAAAGCAGACACCCTCTGTGCTATTCATTTTGCTCATCATTTTAACAGACTGCTATTATAATGGAAACAATGCACagagagtaaatttttaaatatttgatgccATTGTCCTTACTTTCTAATTACAATCTATGTTCCACTGAACTTTTctaagcagaatttttaaaaatccttctggAACAGAGCAAAATACTCAAATGTTTATCCCCTACAAATTTGATTAGTTAATACTGGTAAGTAGTTTCATCGTGCTTAGcatttgaataataaaaataagatacaggCTCTTATTTTCAGAGACTTTCAAAATTCCTAGAGGCAGAAGCATCTGAGGGATGGGGGAACAGAAATGGGGAATAGCAGTAACTCTGGAGTGGGTAAGGGCCATTTAATGGTCTGGATGATAacctgaaatgaaacaaaatacaagTGTCTATTGCCTAGATAGGCAGAGCACAAAATAATAAAGAGTCTACATGCAGAGACAAGCTTCATATTTGGTAGGCACTAAAGACAAGGTGAAAACTTGAGGAAAGCATGAATTAAGGAAAATATACAGATACAACTTTACCTGGAAATAAATGGTCATGTTGTACATGGCACTGAGAAGAGCTATTGGTCACATATGGAAGATATGCAAATCTACTTCATAAAATTAATGGCAAAGATAAATGCAGTGTCTCAGGTAATGAAGTCTATTAACAGCATTTAAGATGAACTAGAAACAAGAATGGAATCTGCAAATCCCACTATGAACAGGATAATCCAAGCATAAGAAAACATAGACCTGCTTTTGGGTGATGCTACTAGGAGTTAAGATGAGAGGATATCTAAACAGTattcttttagaaagaaaaaaagaggaattgCAGAGTAATTAGTAGGAGAAGATAACTAAGAGGGAAGAAACAAGAAACAGCAGAATCTGACAAAATTTGGAATGTTGAGGATTCCTGATTTGGGCAGTGATGATGCCAATTACTCACATACTAAGGATGAATAAAGCAGAATACTCTATGAGAACTGTCTAATATGTAGGTAAGCGTGTACTAAAGCTTAGTTATAATATAGCAAATAGTCAATATGGAAGTCAtcagaatacaaataaaaagctTAACTGTTCATATTGGAAAACTCTTTTGAGTTAATTACTATAGAACAAATATACAGAAGACAGTAAACAACATCCATAGCCAGGAGCATCTCAGTGAGGAGGAAGAGTTTCAATGGAAAAGGAAATAAGTAAATTAGGTACAAATCAAGAAGAGAACAAAtcgaatatgtgtatgtatatgtatgactgaaacattaggtaatacatcagaaattgacacattgtaactgactatactttgatttaaaaaaaaaaagaagagaaaaaacctGCATGGTTAGAGAAGATAAAGTAACAGGAATAAgcaattcacagaagaggaaacccaaattgataacaaatattaaaaagccACTTTACATCGATTAGATTGGCCACAAAATGAGAAATCTGGATAATGCCAAGTGTTGACATAGATGTCGTGAATTTGGCACACTTGTGTACTGCACGTATACTCCAATGATCAAGCAGCACCATTCCCATATAAATATCCCCAAGGAATCATCTCACAGGCTCATAAGTGTAtaagaaattcttcatttttattgaggtatagttccTACCCAGTAAAGTACAGATCCTAACTGTagaattcaattaattttttcatattataaagccatgtaaccaccacctaaatgaaaatacaaaatatcttaATTATCTCAGAAGGTTTCCTTTTGGTCCTTCCCAGTCAATTACTGTCTTCCAGAGGTAACCATCATTCTCAGCATAGATCACAAATAATTTATCACTATAGATTAGTATTGCTTGTccttgaactttatataaattgaaCCATATAGCATGGACTCATCTATATGCCTGGCCTTTTTGCTCAacaatgtttttgaggttcatccaagTTCTTGTGTGTATCAGTAGCTCTTTGTTTTTCACTGCTGTGTAGTATCACATTATAAGAATATAGCCCAATATTCGTCCactctcctgttgatggacatgtggggTGTTTCATGTTTTTGACAATTATACTAATGTTGATATGAACATTCCCGTACATTTTTTAGTGGACATTTGAGctcatttctcttaaataaatgCCTAGGAGTGACGTTCCTGGGATACAGGATAGCCATATATTTAGCATCAGTTGgtactgtttcccaaagtgactGAAAGAATTTACATTACTACCATCAATGTATGGGAATTCCACTTACTCCAAATAGTATTAACACTTGATATTGTCAAGCATTTTAATTTTACCCATTCTTCTGTATGTCTGCCTGTGTGTAGGGTTGtcttattatggttttaatttatatttccccaATGAGtaatgatgttcagcatcttttcatatatataaagATCATCTGGAtacctctttttattttattttattttttttggatacctccttttaaaaagtatctgttcatgtcttttattcattttttttctactcGGTTGCCTGCCTTTTACTTTTTGATTCATaagagttcttaatatattctgcatgactgggacattatgctgtacatgagaaattgacacattgtaactgactatacttcaataaaaaagaaatctttatacATCCTGAATGCAAGTCATTTGTCCAATCTgtgtattgcaaatatcttctccagtttgtggcttgtctgTTCACTTTCTTAATGATAACTTTTGAAGAAGAACTTTTCATTCTAACATAGCTCAATTTACTATCAAATAAGATggacattgtttttgtttgtttgtttgtttttgttcttcaaaAGAACTTGTGTAATATTGGTATTACTCATTTAGATGACAGcaagaattcaccagtgaagaaaGGTTTCAAATCATAGGTTAATCTTCTTTAAGTGATAAAAAGACTActaaatttttaatctttttttgtgaCATTTCTTgcaatttgtctttttctaggACTGTCACCATTTCATTTCAGTTATCAAATTTGTTGCCATAAAGTTTCTTATAATATCTTCTTAATATCCTTTTAACAGCTGTAAGATTTGTAATGATGTTTCCTTTTGCATTCATGGCATTAAtaatctgtgttttctctttttcttcattagtCTTATCAGAGATTTATGAATTGTATTAATCTTTTTGTAGAACCAATTTTTGGCCTTCTCAGTTTTCATTACTAtattttgagttgcaaacttAGATCACTAATTGTTAACCTTTCTAATTTTCTGGTAAATTACATataaagtatacatttttttattgaattatagctgacatacaatattgtattagttttaggtacacaacatagtgagatttgacatttttatacattacaaaatgataagcctagtaaccatctgtcaccatacaaagttattacaatattattgactatattccccatgctgtataTTTCAcccccatgactcatttattttctagctggaagtttgtacctcatAATCCTCTTCACCTATTTTGTCCATCCCTCACCCCTCTCAACTCCAGcagccaccagtttgttctctgtacccatgattctgtttctgtggttttgtttgttcatttgttttggtttttagattccgcatgtaagtgaaatcatacagtatttgtctttttctttattttttgtgtatctgtgatgggtttttggtttgtggttaccatgaggttcacATATAACCTATGTACATAGCaatctatttttaattgatgGTTGCTTCAGTCTGAGCACATTCTAAAAGCACTACACTTCTCCCTGcaacattttacatcttttggtGTATTGCTTAACTAATTATTTtagatacagatgattttactacttttgtctttcgACCTTCATAATAGCTTTATAGGTGGTTTTACTATATGTTTGCCTTtatctttgagatttttttctttcacaattttcttatttctaattatggccctttctcttctgtttaaagtccttttaacatttcttgtaaggccagTTTAGTGGCGAtaaactcctttagcttttgcttgccTAGGAAACTgtttctccttcaattctgaatgataacctaaCTGGGTAGAATATTCTtgttgtaagatttttttcctttcagcactatgaatatattgtgccactcccttctggcctgtagtttctgctgaaaaatcagcaatatcttatgggagttcccttgtatgtaactagttgttcttctcttgctgcttttaagagtcTCTTTTAACTTTTGACATCGGAATTATAATTTGTCTTGGTATGGGTCTCTttgagttcatcttgtttgggactctgtgcttcctggactctGCTTCCTGGATAGAtgtctgcttccttccccaggttaggaaATTTTtgagccattatttcttcaaataagttttctgtccctttctctctctcttatccttctgggactcctataatgTGACTGGTGTTCTCCCAGGGGTCTCTAAAACTATCCTcattgttttgaattattttttctttctgctgttgtgattgggtgatttccactaccttgtcttccagatcactgatTCATTCCTCTGCATCCTCTAATCTGTTGTTGATTTCCTCTAGTGCAGTTATTGTAGTCTTCAgttctgattcttttttatattttctctttgttgaagttctcagtGAATTCATCTTTTCTTCCCCAGAGATTGGTCAGCATCATGACTATTTGAATTCCTTATCTGGTAAAattgcttatctccatttcatttagtTCTATTTCTGAGGCTTTgtcttgttctttttgtttggaAAGTATTCCTTTGTCTCCCCATTTTATGTAACTCTctgtttgtttctatgtattaatTAGATAGGTCAGCTACATCTCCCAGTCTTAAAAGGTGTCCTATGGGGCCCAGTGGTGCAAAACCCTCTTGTCACCAAAGCCAGGTACTCTAGGGGTATCCCCTACATGGGCTACATGGGCCCACCTGCTGTGGTTGGGCCACGATTGCTATGAGCACACTGGAGGATGGGCTGATCCCCTGGAGCATGAGCCACTTTGGAGGGGCACTGGGGCCAGCCGAGGCTGCCCAGTAGGTGGGGTAGGTTGGGTCCTCAGGGGAACATTGGGTGTGTGGTGTTAGCTAGGCTGATGGAGAGTGGAAGAGTGACAGAAACAGTACCTGCCAGCACTAGGCCAGCTAGGTGGaagcagagttaaaaaaaaatggtgcccACCAGCACTTCTGTTCCTGGAGAAAGTTCCTCCAGATCCTTGCCCCTCTGGCACATGCCCTAAAATTAGTCAATGAATCTTCTTCTCATATAAACCAGGCACTTTTCAAGCTGCTGCCTCTGCAGTGGGACTCAGAGCAAATAAGTCTGCGTGTGATCCTTTCAAGAGTGGAGTCTCAGTTTCTGATAGCTCTCCAGCTCTCTCAGATATAAGCCCCACTGAGGCTTACAAAGCTAGATGTTGTGTTGAAATTTTATCAATTTCAGAGAAAGAGGGCACATTACTGAAGATATAACagacattaaaatgataatacaGGAATATTATAAAACAACTATATGACAAAAATTTACACCTTAGATAAAATGCACAAAGTCCTTGAAAGAACAACttatcaaaacaagaaaaaggaagtatGAATATCCtcacatttattaaagaaattgaatttgaaattaaagatagtcccacaaagaaaatttcaggtcCAGATGAGTTCACTGAAAAATGTTcttatatttaaggaaaaattataaaatttaaaacagtctTACAGATAACCACAAAACAGAGGCGTGAATATTGAAAAATTCAAGCAAATATAGCAATTTTCCACAAATTCTTTCAGAAGACAGAGCAGGCATATaatttcccaactcattttatgaggctatcTTAACATGACAGTAAAATCAAAGACATTGTAAGTGAAGAAAATCCCCCCAAACTAAAGATTTATATCCTCATAGAGATAAAAATCCTTACCAAATACTAGCAAGGTGAAtcaagaaatgtatattttaaaaaaagataatacatcatgatcaagtaaGGTTTATCCTGGGAATGCAAAGTTAGTTTAACATCTGAAAACCAGTGAAATTCACCATATTAGCAGAATAAAATgttcatctcaataaatgcaaaaatggatttctcttgctgcttttagaatcatttctttaccCTTAACCCTGGCCAtcctctttagcaaatggtgttgggaaaactggacagcagcatgtaaatcaatgaagttagaatactccctcacaccatacacaaaaataaactcaaaatggattgaagacttaaacataagacaggacatcataaatctcctagaagaaaacataggcaaaacattatctcacatacatctcagcaatgttctcctagggcagtctaaccaggcaatagaaacaaaagcaaaaataaataaatgggacctaattaaacttacacgcttttgcacagcaaaggaaaccagaagcaaaacaaaacaacaacctacagaatgggagaaaatatttgcaaaagatgagactgacaagggcttaatctccagaatatataaacagctcatataacttaatagcaaaaaaaccaaacaacccaatccaaaaataagcagaagaactaaacaagcaattttccaaagaaaacatacaaatgaccaataggcacatgaaaaaaagttcaatatcactaattatcagagaaatgaaatcaaaactacaatgtggtatcacctcacaccagtcagaatggccattattcaaaagtccacaaatgataaatgctagagagggtgtggagaaaagggaaccctccctcctacactgttggtgggaatgtagtttggtgcagccattgtggaaaacagtatggagattcctccaaagactaaaaatagacttaccatatgacccagcaatcccacttctgggcatatatccagaaggaaccctaattcaaaaagacacctgcaccccaatgttcatagcagcactatttacaatagccaagacatggaaacagcctaaatgtccatcgacagatgactggataaagaagatgtggtatatttatacaaaggaatactattcagccataaaaatgacaacataatgccatttgcagcaacatggatgtccctggagaatgtcattctaagtgaagtaagccagaaagagagaaaaataccatatgagatcactcatatgtggaatctcaaaaagagaagacaaatgaacttaaatgtaaaacagaaacagactcacagacatagaatacaaacctgtggttgccggggggagaggggtgggaagggatagactaggagttcgagatttgtagatactgacaggtatatatagaatagataaacaagtttaaactatatagcacagggaaatatattcaagatcttgtagtagctcatggtgaaaaagaatatgaaaatgaatatatgtatatttatgtatgactgaagcattgtgctgtacactggaaattgacacaacactgtaaattgagtataagtcaatttaaaaataaataaataaatggaaaatccaATATCCATTCATGTTAAAGACtcatcaaataaaaagaaattaccaCAATTTGAAAAAGAGCATCTAAGGAAAACCACAACTAATACACTTAATGCTGAAAGACTGAAAGCCTTTGCCCTCATATTgggaacaagataaaata
Protein-coding regions in this window:
- the ZNF81 gene encoding zinc finger protein 81, encoding MPADQSSPGPSVALTTEGPDSSCEVSVSFEDVTVDFSREEWQQLDSTQRRLYQDVMLENYSHLLSLGYEVPKPEVIFRLEQGEEPWMSEGETPHQSCSDGKFGIKTSQKRISGKVSFHSEMEGEDTRDDSLYSILEELWQDAEQIKSYQGNQNPAAFINKKILNTEWDYEYKDSGKFVHPGPNRIPSQKSPHKRDSFGKSLKHNLDLHIHSKNSAAKNFDKIIGHGQVFTQSSSYTNHENTHTGVKFCDSNQHGKVFSLKQALSHNLKFPVGEKANMCTEFGKIFTQRSHLFPPQRIHSMEKPHELSKCVNVFTQKPLLSIYLRVHRDEKLYICSECGKAFIQNSELILHEKMHTREKPYKCSECGKSFFQVSSLLRHQTTHTGEKLYECSECGKGFSLNSALNVHQKIHTGERHHKCSECGKAFTQKSTLRMHQRIHTGERSYVCTECGQAFIQKAHLIAHQRIHTGEKPYECSDCGKSFPSKSQLQMHKRIHTGEKPYICTDCGKAFTNRSNLNTHQKSHTGEKSYICAECGKAFTDRSNFNKHQTIHTGEKPYVCADCGRAFIQKSELITHQRIHTTEKPYKCSDCEKSFSKKPHLKVHQRIHTGEKPYICAECGKAFTDRSNFNKHQTIHTGDKPYKCSDCGKGFTQKSVLSMHRSIHT